The nucleotide sequence CTTCACGGAGCTCTTAAACGTTTCAAATCGGTGGAGCGACGActacaacaaaacgagcagctGCGGACACAGTACGTATACTTTATGCGGGGGTATATCAGTCTGGGGCACAGTCTGGGGAAATCGCTACTGGGAATCAGTTCTTTGTTCCTCATCACCCAGTGCTAGGCCGAAAACTGCGAGTGGTCTTTGATGGATCCTTTCGCGACGCTAACGataaggccttaaatgacACTCTTTTCACAAGGCCCAGTATCCAGCGCGATCTATTTGCTGTGTGCCTACGCTTTCGAATGTACAAGATCGCATTCTCAGCGGACATCGTTAAAATGTTCCGCCAAATATGGGTAAGCGAAAAGCTCAGAAACTTTTAGAggatcgtttggagagaggaTCCGTCCGATCCGAACAAGCATTTCCAGTTGTGCACTGTAACCTACGGAACGTCATGTGCACCATTCCTGGCGGTACGAGTGCTGGAACAACTCGCTGTGGATCATCAAGATGAATACccgaatgctttaaaaatccTACTGGAGGATTTTTATGTCGATGATGTTCTTACTGGGTCAAACAATGAGGATGAACTACGTCGAAACCGAGACGAGTTGATTCAGCTGATGTCGTGCGCAAATCTGGAACTCGGGAAATGGGTATCCAATACCTCATTCATACAAACGGATGATACCGACGCACAATCGTCGCCAGTTAAGGTTCTCGGACTATACTGGCATCCTGAAAAAGACATTCTAACGTACAACATAGTTCTAGCGGCAAATCCTGACTGCACAGGTCTTGTCCGACGTCTCGAGGATATTTGATCCACTCGGACTCTTGGCACCAATTGTAATCCAATTTAAGATTATCTTCCAAAAACTCTGGCTCTTAAACTTGGATTGGAATGACCCGCTCCCAACCAAACTAGCGGACAACTGGCTGAAGTGGAGAGCAGATCTAGACACTctacaaaaatttcaattacCACGCTTCGTTGCCGACGACGCAGACAATATTGAACTTCACGGATTTTCAGATGCCTCAACCAAGGAGTATGCTGCTGTGGTGTACAGCAGAGTTACAAATGACGACGGATCCATCAGAACCTCGGAAATCCTTGACACTCTTCCTAGGAAGGCCTGGCGGCACGTAGACTCCAAATCAAACGCAGTTGACTGCGCTTCCAGAGGTCTGATGGCTGCTGACCTCATCGACTTCCATTTGTGGTGGAATGGACCTTTGTGGCTTCGGGACAATACCTGGTAAAGTTGAACGATTCGCATTCAAGGAGAAGTCAAGTCCAACTGTTTGGCTACAGTGGCTGTTGCAACTCAGGTTCATCCACTCGATGAGCTGATCGCACGAGTTTCTTCTAGGCTCAAGCTCGTTCACATTGTCGCCTATGTGAAGCGATTCATTCAACGCACACAAAACCCGTCCTGCGATAGGGCCTCAAGAGCTCTTACATTTGAAGAGATTAAGGCAGCAAGGATCATTTGTATAAAACACGCGCAGCACTGTTTCCACGAGGACTATCAATTGCTCCTTGCCAAGAAACCCCTAAGGAACCGATCGCAGCTGGTCAAACTTGCACCAATGATAGACGAAAACGATTTGCTGAGGGTAGGCGGAAGACTGCACCAATCGCAATTGTCACGAGAGGCAAAACACCCAGTTTTGCTACCAAAAACGCACCGAATCTCGAAGCTGATCCTGGAATACGAGCACCGAGTAAATCTTCACCCTGGCGTTTCTTCCTTGTAATCGTTTGGCAGAGATTCTGAATAATGGAGCACGTAATCTCATTCGCAGAATTACACTGCTTATGCTGCTTTCGTCAAATGGCTGACTTACCCAGCGTGCGTGTCACTCAAGCCCTTCCATTTGTCAATACTGGTTGCGACTATGCAGGTCCAATCTTTCTGAAGGATGCCAAAGTTGGGAAGCCACGTATCAGCAAGGGCTACATTTGCCTGTTCGTCTGCACCTCGGCCATACACCTGGAACTTGTTACAGACCTGACAACAGAAACCTTCTTGGCTGCCTTGCGGCGCTTCATATCCCTACGTGGCAAGTGTAGCAAGATCTACAGCGACAACGGAACAAACTTTATTGGAGCTAGGCGATCCCTCAACGAAATGCAAGAGTTGCTTTCATCGCAACGACACAAGGACATCGTCACATCCACTTTGGCGGATAACGGAACTCAGTGGGTACTCGTTCCCCCTAGATCTCCTCATTGGGGAGGGAAATGGGAGTCGGCAGTTCGCTGTGTCAAACTGCATCTGCACCGAGTCACCGGCAATTCAACGCTCACCTTCGAACAGATGCGCACCTTGCTTGCTCAAATCAGCGCAGTGATAAATTCACGCCCCTTATGCTACAAATCTGATACGGAAGACAACTACTTATCACCCGCCCACTTCTTAATTGGGCGACCGTTAACCACCGTGCCAGATCCAGACTTAAGCCACATCCCTGTGGGCCGATTAGGATATTGGCAAAGCATCCAGGCTATGCTTCAAGGATTCTGGAAGAAATGGCATCAGGAGTATCTGACTACTCTGCAACAACGTCCGAAATGGACCACTTCAACACCCAACCTCTCGATCGATGATGTAGTTCTCGTTAAGAAGTCTAGATTGCCGTTTTGCCCAGTTCAGAAACTGTGTTTCAGGGCGGTCTGGATTTTCCTGAACGGTTGCAGTCTTTAATAACCTCTCATCATTAGGCGCATAATGCCATCTATATCCTTTGTAATAGAAAAccgatatacatatatatatatataccttttTTCGTTTCTGGCAACGCTGCTCTTTTTGTAAAATTCATATCAGTATCAAGTAAGCTTCGCAACTGGCAAGAATAAAATTACATACAGTCCACACATCCAAGTCGTTTATATTTCTAACCATATGGGTTGCGAAGGCACAAAAAATGTTGCGTAGACTACAAATTCCCCTTAGAATTATGAAGCTTATAGGCACAATAGAGGCCTTTGACAAGGATATAAAGGATGATACGGTTGATGTTGAAAATGACATATTAAATAcattataattaaataattattaagcTCAAATTCTCCTAaacactaaaaaaaaacattattttgtactcattttaatagaaccctaaagaaaaaaaattggcgatcttttttttcaatttttttttttcgatatatacagatatttgtattttcctTAATAGCAAAATTGGTTTGAAACTTTTTGCGCTTTTTTTCTGCTTTATTGGGCAAAAAACCAGCTTTTTAGCCACCTTTGCTCCCGCCGAAAACAGTTTTTTTTCTTAGCAAATGTTGGCAACAATGGTGTTGATACCGCCCACCTTCGCGTCCTATTAGAGTCATTGAGCGTGCACCACAAGGTGCTAGAAGCCTAGACTTCTTATGTTCGGCTCTGAAGCAATCTGTCAAGCATTAGACAGATAGAAATTAAGAATAGGATTCAGGGCCAAATCAATAAACTCACGGAAAAAACTCAACAAAATTCTAAAAACAACCAAGAACTCGCAAATCGATACAGGCTTACCTATATGAAACATTACTTGTTCGTAAGAGGATGATTATGATGGAGTTGCAGAATTTGATGCTCGCTAAAATTAATGTAGTCAGCCCGAATATAATAGATCGGGCAGACTTGGAAAATGTTCGGATGGAGGAGCTTACCGATACCCCCATTAAAGACATATTGTAAAAATATCTTGcattttataataaagttTTCCAAAGTTAAAATAGCGTGTAGAAAGATATCAATATTCCCAGTGGCGCATAATAACATGATGTTAAGGATAGTGGATAACGTCGTGGCTGAATGTAACGGAGCAATACATGCAATTAAAATTTGCTCTGTAACACCATGAGCCACTTTCTGCCAGCTGGCGACAGAGAGTTCGTGTGCCCCAGAACTTCATGCTGGTGGAAAGGCACACCCGCGAGTCACACCCATTCACGTATGTCGACGAGGGTGGACAACGTGAGCAGTGTCTGGATACACGGCACCCATCCTATCACCTTCAATGAGCGCGCTGCCATCACTGAAACCCAGCTCGTTAACCATAACTCCTCCCAGAAGATGACTTTGTACGTTTATTTGCGTCAGACTCGCCTATCCGCGATTTACCAGGACTAGGAGATCTGCGGTCTAGCTGAGGGAGGTGATCGCCCAGATAGGGTCGGCCGAGGGCGGCCTAAATCTCGAGAGGAGAGTGGTTAACTAAAGTCAACCGGACTGAGAGTCAATGTCCGAAGACTGAGCGCTGGACAAATTGCTGACACTGCATTTGATCGGACGCtcgtgcatagccggcaaatacagcatatttgcgtggccgctGGTAAGTTCATTTCTTGTTAGCTTTAAGTTAGTTCCTGTTTGTCATTCAATGAATAAAGAATATAAGTTCTCAGTTCTTGTATTGATTTAATCTTGACTGAGTCTCTAAGCCAGCAAGAAAAGGATAGAAAGGATAGTTTCCTTCCAGCCTAATCATCAAAACTCTGCAATAGATGATCCATGGCCAGCCGGCATATCTAAGAAGCAACGTTAACGTTAACGTTAACGTAGTTCACtcagcatacaaattgtgcaCTTACGTGTTATCGGCCAGCCACCCGGCCGTCCACAATTCGCAACTGCTGCTCGGGGCCACCTCGCGCCTACGAGCCCTCTGGCTGCGATCAATCGGCTAGCCTTAACCCTGACTGCTGCGCGGGATCACGTCAGCACCTAAAGGGGAATTTAAAagttaattatacccgttactcgtagagtaaaagggtatactagaatcgtcggaaagtatgtaacaggtataaGGAaacgtatatatattcttgatcaggatcactagccgagtcgatctagccatgtccgtctgtccgtccgtccggatgaacgctgaggtctcggaaactataggagctaggctattgagatttggcattcAGATTcgtgagcttcctacgcagcgcaagtttgtttcagaaatgtgccacgcccactctaacgcccacaaaccgcccaaaactgtggcccCCACCGTTTTGATGCTatagtaaatattttaactgaaacgtattgtcctcatcaatacctatcgattaacccaaaaaaaagtttgctgcgcccactttaacgcccacaaaccgcccaccaACTTCAAGAAATCGTTAATATGAACGgggatatctcagaaactatagaagATAGAGAACTgcgatttcagatttagattccgtagccttgtacgcagtgcaagtttgttacgcgaagatgccacgcccactttaacgcccacaaaccgcccaaatcaaaataatgctagataaaaattttcagctgaaatgtattagtctttttaatacctatcgattgatcaaaaaaaagtttgccacgcccactttaacgcctacAAAGCGCCTAGGCCTgaggcgcccacaattttcatgctaaaaaaaaatgttaactgaaatgtattagtctcgtcgataccaatcgattgaccccaaaaaaagtttgccatgcccactctaacgcccataatgcctaaatctgtctgtcgcccacataaccatatatgtagatcgcgggtaggaggcgcatttcaatctcgcttaactgcttgcatatctccatttccctttggtccctttagctgagtaacgggtatctgatagtcgaggtactcgactattgTGTTTTCCCTTGTTTATATATGTAAGCGTGTGTACGTGAAGCGGCTATGCCGGCGTTCCCTTCATTACCTCAGTACATTTTGTTGATGATGGTCTTTGTATTTACAGTTGTCTTCTATTAAAcatcatttaaaaataaaattttaacagCATCTCTTTTATATCCATTGCTAAGTACATTTAAAGAATTCGAAGAATTTGATTGAGTATTGAAACAGCATTAGGCACCATTATGTAAAATGATAGGAGAAAATCTTGGTCTAAATTAATTTTTGGGGTTTACCACTTTGTTTAAGTCCAATTCTGTCGTTTTTGTAAGAGATCAAAAGAACAGATGGCTATTTCCGgaatatttttcaaatgtGCAAAATTATCAAATTGATGTCCTTAAAAATGACGTAACGACCACAGCTGTTAAACAAAATTGTCTGCTTATTGATCTTCAATACTTTCAAACAGTTGAAAACGATATTGTTTATGTGATGCACGATTTGTATGAGCGCGATTGTAAATACGATATTTGTCACATTCTTTTGCGTTTTATTACAATAGAAAAATACTTTACATTAGAAAACTtaacttttactgatatcgCAAACAAAACCATTCCATTTTAACTTAGTTtgcgttactcagctaaagggagtgCGAAAGGGATGGAGATGCTTAAAGCAACTCCACTTTTTCACTAACACAcctagcctatagcgccacCTATCTATTTTTTCTGTAGCGCCACTTAGCCTATTAGTCAAATCTTATTTGCTGTAATTGTTGTGCAATCTCGATTGAACTTGTCAAATATTGATGTttatttggttataactttttaatgactGGTCcgatttcaaatatttttggcATGTAATAATAAGAACAATT is from Drosophila suzukii chromosome 3, CBGP_Dsuzu_IsoJpt1.0, whole genome shotgun sequence and encodes:
- the LOC108020141 gene encoding uncharacterized protein, which encodes MEHVISFAELHCLCCFRQMADLPSVRVTQALPFVNTGCDYAGPIFLKDAKVGKPRISKGYICLFVCTSAIHLELVTDLTTETFLAALRRFISLRGKCSKIYSDNGTNFIGARRSLNEMQELLSSQRHKDIVTSTLADNGTQWVLVPPRSPHWGGKWESAVRCVKLHLHRVTGNSTLTFEQMRTLLAQISAVINSRPLCYKSDTEDNYLSPAHFLIGRPLTTVPDPDLSHIPVGRLGYWQSIQAMLQGFWKKWHQEYLTTLQQRPKWTTSTPNLSIDDVVLVKKSRLPFCPVQKLCFRAVWIFLNGCSL